One Glycine soja cultivar W05 chromosome 7, ASM419377v2, whole genome shotgun sequence genomic window, AGGATTGGTTGATTGCCCTTTGCCACTTTGCATATCCAGTGTCAGTAGTTGTGTATATATACATATCCCTTGCTTTCTAGCCGGACATATAAATTTGGGTATGATTTATTGTTGAGAACTTCTGTGTGAGAAGTCATAAAAAAGTATGCATACCTGAGCCCTGAAAACAATTTAATAGAAGATTGCTTGACTAATACATGTGACATGAATTATGTTACACCAAGGTCAGATGCAAGGTTTGCTGCCACAGATAGAAAGTTAAGTGTTAATGTTTTAACAGAATGAGTTAGAAATGAATCACATGATGAGTAGTAGTAAATCCATCTTGATAAGATAATAATAGAGTAAACTGAAATTTGTTATTGTATTTCACTATTTCTACCCAAGGTAGTCCAAGGTGAAAGGAGTGCCCTTAAGGTACTGGGGGTTTGTAACTTTGAGGTGTGAGGCACTGAAAAGCACATGTCTTGCTCAAGAAATACTCTAAAAAATGTGAAAGTATTATACTACATTAAAAAAAGAGTGTTGCTGTGTTTTCTCCATAAAACAGAAAATGGATTGTTCTACTCTGTATGTGGATCAGATAGCATCATCATCATAGCATGAAGAATTTTGTTTGATAATAGATCACTGTTTTGATTTGTTCATAGTTTTAGATAATTGAATATTGTGATTATTATCTTTGTTACAGCTCATCAACTTCCACCAATCATAGGTCATCTGGTTCTAGGAATTCATCTCTGGCATCAAATGGTCCTTCTGATTCACATGCTAGGTACTTGAAAGATGCTGTGCCAAATATCATTGACAGAAAAATTGCATCTGAGGATAAGGATAAGCAAGGCATGATTTCAAATGCAGCAGGTCGGGTGCAACCAATTAAACCTAACAATGCCCATCAAAATTCTGCCTCAGTGGCATCAACCAGTTCTGCTGTTGGGGTGTATTCCTCTTCAACAGATCCAGTTCATGTGCCCTCTCCTGATTCTAGATCATCGGGTGTTGTTGGAGCCATTAGGCGTGAAGTTGGGGTTGTTGGTGTTCGGCGACAGTCTTCAGACAACAAAGCAAAACAATCATTTGCTCCTAGTATCTCTTATGTTGTGGGAAAAGATGGTACATCCGCGGATTCTTTTCAATCAGTTGGTGCTGTCTCAAAGACTGAACAATTTAGTCAAACTAATGTAACTGAACCTTCATTATCTGGTATGCCAGTTAGCAGACCATCTCTGAACAACCAGTATAATAATAGGCCACATCAACAACTTGTGGGACATCAAAGAGGTATATCTTTGAAATGGCActatcaaattataattttaatctaaattttcaAGAGTAGAAGGTAGGGTAAATCAAGCATTTTATATTTCAGTCAAAACGAAGGTTTATGTTAGCAATCCAAAACAATTGAGTGGGAGAACTTATTGTGCATTTGTTTAAGCTGTGTTTTCTTACCTGTTTCAGAGATCTTTGCTTATTGAAATGTATATAGTAACTCATTCTtggcttttttctttgtatttttatttgattgaagtGCTTATATCCATTTCCTTATACACATCAATGAGATGAGATAATTTTtgtgtatatttcttttttattgtttaccATTTATATCAATGCCTAGAAATTTGATAAGTTTTGATGCAGTTTCCCAGCAAAATAAAGAATGGAAGCCTAAATCAAGCCAGAAGCCAAACAGTAATAGTCCTGGAGTAATAGGAACCCCGAAAAAGGCTGCTGTTGCTGCTGCTTCGCCTCCAGCAGAAAATTCTGGAGATATAGAATCAAATACCACAGAGCTTCAAGATAAACTTTCCCAAGTAAATATATATGAGAACCAAAATGTGATTATAGCACAGCATATTCGAGTTCCAGAGACTGATCGCTGTCAGCTGACCTTTGGTACCATTGGGACTGAACTTGATTCTTCAAGGCTTCAATCTAAGTATCACATTATAGGAGCTTCTGAAAAATCAAACGAGGAATTGACTGCAAGGTTGGCATTCTTGTCTTgcctgtttattttatttttttaattttatgttgaaGAGTTAAATAGCCTTGGTGGTGATAGGTGAACAATTTACTGAATTTCtttgaattttgatattattttggttgtgatattttcatatatatggtTTAGAAAATATTTCTTCATATATTCAATATGTTCTGTTCACACAGCTAACAAGTACATGATAGTTAGTATTTGTTTCCCATAAACAAGATGTAATGTTATCGAACATTTTATGTCAGCTTGACAGTACCTGCTCCAGAGTTGTCCACTGATGATGTTTCTGGGAGCAAACAGGTGGATTTGCGGGATGAACACATTAGAAGTTCTAGGTCAGACTCTCCAGTATCCGGCGCTGCATCTGAGCAACAATTGCCTGACAACAAAGATTCTTCAAACACTCAGAATCTGGACAATTATGCCAATATTGGATTGGTTCGTGATAGTAGTCCATCCTATGCTCCTTCAGAACCACAGCAACAAGATTCTCATGATATGCCAGGTTTTGCGGTGAGTGAATCCTTCCAAATTTCTCTTAGTTGATATGTTGTTTAACTTTTCCTTATGGTCTATGCTAAGTTATTAATGGCTTAAAATTGTGTAATCCATGGAGTATGGCCCTGACAATGAGGGGTTGCATAACAAAACCTTTGGCCAGGTATTGTGCCTGTATGGTGGTTCAAGTGGCAAGTGCCATTGATCATTATATGTTGTGCAGAATCTGCACAATGTTGAAACTATAGATATTCACTAGTCGGGCACTTGTTGTGACCGGAAAGGGTCAGATCCGGTCCAATATTGCTAAAGTGTGGTAGGTCATTCCCTAGTACTCAATAGTCGAATGTGGCGCAAAGCAGAAACCCCTAAAAATGCTTATAGTTGGATAGTGAGTATAACAGGATGGCCACTATTTGAACCTTAAATAGATTTTATATTACACAATGCACATAtgctgaaaaataaagaaaaaacatactCATAATGAAGAACCAAACAAACAAGAGAGACATGCCTTTGAACTGGCTGGAGATTGACTGGAAAACTTGCTGGAGACTCATGGGTCAGTGCCAGAAAATGAAGAACCGACCTCTGGGCGTCAAGAAACTTGCTGGAAAGTCAGTAGTGAGTGGCTGGAACTAGGCAGAAATAGGAGAGTTGAACAGAGGAGGAAGTCACAGAACAGAGGAAGAAGTTACAGGTGCttggtgaaaaaaaaatgctgGGGAGAGTGATGAGAATCAAATGAGAATGAACACAATGCAACAGATTTATTATTAGCAAATcaacaaagcaaaaaaattaattactagaCAAATCAAATTAGACAACCTAATATGCAAGGAAACAATTACCGACGGCTAAATCCATAATGTGACAACCAAATTTGATGCACTTGGTGTACTTTTTTGGACATTTGACTGAATTGAAGTTTAAAAGAATGTTTGTCTCTTTTGTGTCGGCAGAATGTGAAAATTCAGACACTGTCACCTAATGATTGGGTCAGTGCAATGATTGCCAAACAGTATTATCCTATATATTTGTATCGGTTACACCATTTGTCTATTACTTGTATGATAATATGCAGTGTTGTTTGCCATGGCGGAATGACATGCCAACCACCATtggcaatttgtgaagggagGCCAGCTATGATGGCGCATAAGGACAATGGTTCTTTATATGGCGGAATTTCGGCCTTTCACCATGTTCCGCCATCTGCCATTGATAACACTGATAATACGTATGAAGTTAAACATATTAGACATCTTTGTTGAAGTGTTAGTGTTACTTGAtgctatataaattaaatatgtatttgttGTATCTTATTGTCTTTCCATCCTCACTTTTAAATTCCAAACAGGCATATGATCCTCCAGCTGGTTATGACATTCCTTATTTCAGACCCACAATTGATGAAACAGTACGAGGGCAGGGTTTGTCATCTCCTCAGGAGGTATAATACATTTATATGCTAATAGCATATTTAAAGTCATTTAATTACTTGATTGTAGTTTAATTTATGCATGCAAGGACACTTTTTTCCTTGATCCAATGTTTCAATGGTGAACATTGGAGTTTACCAGTTGAGTTTTAATGAGTATTTCTCATTTATCCATATCCATATTTGCAGAGTGTAAAGTTTAATTACACAAAGGTGATTATTAAAATGTACAAGTCTATTAAAACAGTTctgtttgactttttttttattttttattgagaaaACTACTTTTGACATTCTTTGAAACCTTTCCTATTGATTGTCTGTTTTGTAAAGATCATTTGGAAGAgtatttcttaatgtttctgctTTACTCTTTGTGGACGGATACAATACTTTTGACATCATACACAGTGGACTCAGTTTTCTCTCCCCATTAAAATGCAACCCTAATTTGCATtgtatttttttggtattttcacCTTTTTTAATAAACTCTCAAGTTCTTACTTTCTTGACACATTATTTGGTGAATGCAGGCTTTGATCTCCCATGCAACCAATAATCCTCCTGCTTCCACAATTGCCATGGTGCAACAACAGCAACCTCCTGTGCCGCAGATGTATCCACAAGTTCATGTTTCACACTTTGCTAATCTTATGCCATATCGTCAGTTTCTGTCCCCAGTCTATGTTCCACCTATGGCCATGCCTGGATATTCAAGTAATCCTCCCTATCCTCACCCAACAAATGGCAGCAGTTACTTGTTAATGCCTGGAGGTGGTTCACATCTTAATGCCAACAACCTCAAATATGGAGTTCAACAGTTCAAGCCTGTTCCTGCTGGAAGTCCTACAGGGTTTGGAAATTTTGCTAATCCAACTGGATATGCAATGATTACTCCTGGTGTGGTTGGGGGTGCAACGGCTTTAGAGGATTCATCTCGAGTCAAGTACAAAGATAATCTTTATGTCCCAAATCCTCAGGTAATGTGCTTGTGTAGTGGTCAAGAACATATTGATTGATTGTCAGCAGAAAAAGCATTAACCAAAAAAGCCATAGGCTACATGCTAATTAATCATTCAAACCTAGCAAGCACCCAACATTACTGCCCATTTCTCTCTCGCTTCATTCTCTTTCAAAATAGGGTCATCACCAAGGGGCGTGTGTTCCTCCCTTACCAATATCTTGATTATAACAGCATTATTCAGAAATGGGACTGTTAATATAGTTTTTCCTAGTTAATTTCCTTGGCAACTATCTCACTTTGACCTAGTGCTTGAGCTAATTATGTGCTTCATTTTAGTTATCTCTGATAGCTTATTTTGCTGGAGGTCAGTATTATGTCCGGAAGGTGCCAAAAGGTTCTAACTTCTAACCATGTATGTAGCTTTAAATAGTTGAAGTTGCAAGAAAGCAAGGAATGTAGTACACATTTACTCTTGTGATTCGTGTAAGTAGGAAATAGAATATTAGGAATAGATTAGTAAAGTTTGATAAGTTGATCCTCATGTCATAAATAAATCTCTGCATATAATATCACCAACCAGATTTTGTCGCTTCCTAATCACCTTGTTCTTCATGATCGCTTTCTTTTACAAAACTAATATCTAATTCCTTATTTCCTCCCCTAATTCACAGGCTGAGACATCAGAAATCTGGTTACAGAATCCAAGGGACCTTCCTGGCATGCAATCTACTCCATACTATAACATGCCAGGGCAAACACCTCATGCAGCTTACATGCCATCACACACAGGTCATGCTTCCTTTAATGCAGCTGCAGCTCAGTCTTCTCACATGCAGTTCCCCGGCATGTACCACACTCCTCCACAGCCAGCAGCCATGGCTAGTCCTCACCATTTAGGACCACCAGCCATTGGCAACAACGTCGGAGTTGGGGTGGCTGCAGCTGCTCCTGGGGCACAGGTTGGCGCATATCAGCAGCCCCAGTTGGGCCACATCAATTGGACAACAAATTTCTGAAATgggataacaaaaaaaaaaaaatgaaagtgaatTTAACCCCTATGTGTACAAGGGACTGACTGAAAGTAGATATAGAAGAAAGTGCCAGTTTTCATTGTGAAATGAATGacttatgcttttatttttatttttattttttcgtttTACAAATGCAATGAGGCATTAAATTTTCAGTCTCCTTTGGTTGCAGTAGGTGTGGGAATTAATCGAGTTTTGGCTTCAAAAGTTGAAATCTCAAGTCATTCATGAAAACTTAAGATAATGCTGAAAAGCTTTTCCTGATAGGATATATGCTGTATTTTTACTGATATCTATGACTACAATTACTCACAAGTTACCTATAATAACTAACGTCTTCCTGTCCATGTCAAGTAAAATTAACACGATATGCACTTGAAAACACTTGGCGGCAACTATGGATTTGAATCTTGAgtgaatatgaaaagaaaattgaagttAAAGGTAGAAACGACTTTTGTGTGTAGACTAGCGATCGATAAGTTGATAGCGATATCCTAGAAAATCAGTAGTGTTATTACTATTtagatttaagaaattaaaattttaactgttGAATGTAAAAAATTTCAAGCAGTAAAACATATACATATGTggcctaaaaaaaataaaaaaatacatacgtATCGAAAGTAAAGGAAAAAATGTTTGTAAATTTTCTAGTGTTTGATAAGTACATGGTATTTTACATGTTTGACTATATGGTAGTGTtccatctttgttttttttgtcgGAGTAGATCAACTTGGTAGCTCGCAGGGTTCATAATTTTGAGGTCACGGGTTTAAATCCCATTTCCACAACATTTTGAGTTTGATAAAAATAAGGgtttactaaataaataaaaggggcATTATTTTCTTACTATGAGTATTGAATACATGATTAAATAACTAAGTaggtataattaaataactaagtAAGGGTGGATCGGTTTGGACAGCGGGAATTGAACCTGCCTTTTCTCCTTGGCAAAGAAATTTTACCATTTCATTATATCTATGTTCTTAATGTacttaatatgttattttatttgaacataGACCGGCATGATACTCTGTTAGatgtaattcaaaataaatatatataatagattatattatatagatataaatataatcTATTATAATAGATATTCtcttctaaataaaatattttatattactattaattaataattaattttttaattaatttctataaataattCCTACTATTATTatgtattcttttttttctatgtatctatataatcaaattgaaattacaattctatcaaatatttttatttactttattttttaagaaaagaagttctaattattaataaatggcttaaaaaaatacatatgtaTCGAaagtaaaggaaaaaatatttgtaaattttctaATGTTTGATAAGTACATACTCTACATGTTTGATTTAGTAGTGGAGCTTAAGCCCATCTACACGATTAATCAGATATTATTGCAGTGAAGTTAAGCCCCCTATACTCCCGACGTTTATGTAGCGCTAGTAATTAACAGGTCTATCTAGAATACTACTATTTAATAACAGTGCGAGGAGATTATGTGTGCATGTTTAGGTTCAAGTTTGAACCAGATTTATGTTGAAACACTTTTttctaagaaagaaaaatgtaaaaattaaactacttttaaattataatatagtaTTGAATTATAAGCCcatttttgttaacttttagtTATTACAAACGACCTTTTCTTTCAATGCAAAAGCAACAAATGTTCCATGTGCATCTAAGAACTCAATTACATTTGAAAGTCTTTTTTTGTTAATGTGATCAGAGTCTTCTTGAGAATTTTAGGATATCCTcacaaacttttattatttggatatgactataaaactaatttccaatataagactttttttttatgaaatttttagattaagacttggtcacacattttttttcaatttacaaaaaGTTAATACATACATTAATGTTTCTTTTTCGGTGTGATTAAAAGTTTGCCATAAAGTTGTATATATGGGGTaacaaagttatttatttttacatacgacaaaaaaaaattattatctaatGACAGTTGATCGTGTTATTTTGTTATAGTCCAATCTTTCAAGAGTATTACTTTCTATTTAATACCTTTGAATTCTATAATTGAAGttgtaattgaattaattatatacATTTCTTATGTAATCATGTGTAGAGTGTAAGCAAGTTGATTTAGGTTGGGTTTAGTCAAATCTCtaattcaattcaatcaaatttgaaatgATTGATTTGGGTCgattttctaagaaaaaaataaaactcaaccTAAACTAATTCGTTTGTAAACAGTTTGGGTTGAATTAATaggtcaaaatattttattttgtctgcttttttaaaacacaatatttttttatgttacaattttttattaaatgaatcaaacacaattgtttcttattatatttttttatcaaaaagaaaattttgtgatGCTATAACACCCCATTGACTCTTATctatttatctatctat contains:
- the LOC114418157 gene encoding GBF-interacting protein 1-like isoform X3, whose product is MVPGSRTEGGTGTHLLSARVRKTIQSIKEIVGNHSDADIYVALKETNMDPNETTQKLLNQDPFHEVKRRRDRKKETQNVGNKGQPSADSRRSSENNSGQGMKFNAPSERNVRRTNYSRNTLPGISKEFRVVRDNRVNHIYKEVKPLTQQHSTSATEQLNVNTPDKGSSTSTNHRSSGSRNSSLASNGPSDSHARYLKDAVPNIIDRKIASEDKDKQGMISNAAGRVQPIKPNNAHQNSASVASTSSAVGVYSSSTDPVHVPSPDSRSSGVVGAIRREVGVVGVRRQSSDNKAKQSFAPSISYVVGKDGTSADSFQSVGAVSKTEQFSQTNVTEPSLSGMPVSRPSLNNQYNNRPHQQLVGHQRVSQQNKEWKPKSSQKPNSNSPGVIGTPKKAAVAAASPPAENSGDIESNTTELQDKLSQVNIYENQNVIIAQHIRVPETDRCQLTFGTIGTELDSSRLQSKYHIIGASEKSNEELTASLTVPAPELSTDDVSGSKQVDLRDEHIRSSRSDSPVSGAASEQQLPDNKDSSNTQNLDNYANIGLVRDSSPSYAPSEPQQQDSHDMPGFAALISHATNNPPASTIAMVQQQQPPVPQMYPQVHVSHFANLMPYRQFLSPVYVPPMAMPGYSSNPPYPHPTNGSSYLLMPGGGSHLNANNLKYGVQQFKPVPAGSPTGFGNFANPTGYAMITPGVVGGATALEDSSRVKYKDNLYVPNPQAETSEIWLQNPRDLPGMQSTPYYNMPGQTPHAAYMPSHTGHASFNAAAAQSSHMQFPGMYHTPPQPAAMASPHHLGPPAIGNNVGVGVAAAAPGAQVGAYQQPQLGHINWTTNF
- the LOC114418157 gene encoding GBF-interacting protein 1-like isoform X1: MVPGSRTEGGTGTHLLSARVRKTIQSIKEIVGNHSDADIYVALKETNMDPNETTQKLLNQDPFHEVKRRRDRKKETQNVGNKGQPSADSRRSSENNSGQGMKFNAPSERNVRRTNYSRNTLPGISKEFRVVRDNRVNHIYKEVKPLTQQHSTSATEQLNVNTPDKGSSTSTNHRSSGSRNSSLASNGPSDSHARYLKDAVPNIIDRKIASEDKDKQGMISNAAGRVQPIKPNNAHQNSASVASTSSAVGVYSSSTDPVHVPSPDSRSSGVVGAIRREVGVVGVRRQSSDNKAKQSFAPSISYVVGKDGTSADSFQSVGAVSKTEQFSQTNVTEPSLSGMPVSRPSLNNQYNNRPHQQLVGHQRVSQQNKEWKPKSSQKPNSNSPGVIGTPKKAAVAAASPPAENSGDIESNTTELQDKLSQVNIYENQNVIIAQHIRVPETDRCQLTFGTIGTELDSSRLQSKYHIIGASEKSNEELTASLTVPAPELSTDDVSGSKQVDLRDEHIRSSRSDSPVSGAASEQQLPDNKDSSNTQNLDNYANIGLVRDSSPSYAPSEPQQQDSHDMPGFAAYDPPAGYDIPYFRPTIDETVRGQGLSSPQEALISHATNNPPASTIAMVQQQQPPVPQMYPQVHVSHFANLMPYRQFLSPVYVPPMAMPGYSSNPPYPHPTNGSSYLLMPGGGSHLNANNLKYGVQQFKPVPAGSPTGFGNFANPTGYAMITPGVVGGATALEDSSRVKYKDNLYVPNPQAETSEIWLQNPRDLPGMQSTPYYNMPGQTPHAAYMPSHTGHASFNAAAAQSSHMQFPGMYHTPPQPAAMASPHHLGPPAIGNNVGVGVAAAAPGAQVGAYQQPQLGHINWTTNF
- the LOC114418157 gene encoding GBF-interacting protein 1-like isoform X2; translated protein: MVPGSRTEGGTGTHLLSARVRKTIQSIKEIVGNHSDADIYVALKETNMDPNETTQKLLNQDPFHEVKRRRDRKKETQNVGNKGQPSADSRRSSENNSGQGMKFNAPSERNVRRTNYSRNTLPGISKEFRVVRDNRVNHIYKEVKPLTQQHSTSATEQLNVNTPDKGSSGSRNSSLASNGPSDSHARYLKDAVPNIIDRKIASEDKDKQGMISNAAGRVQPIKPNNAHQNSASVASTSSAVGVYSSSTDPVHVPSPDSRSSGVVGAIRREVGVVGVRRQSSDNKAKQSFAPSISYVVGKDGTSADSFQSVGAVSKTEQFSQTNVTEPSLSGMPVSRPSLNNQYNNRPHQQLVGHQRVSQQNKEWKPKSSQKPNSNSPGVIGTPKKAAVAAASPPAENSGDIESNTTELQDKLSQVNIYENQNVIIAQHIRVPETDRCQLTFGTIGTELDSSRLQSKYHIIGASEKSNEELTASLTVPAPELSTDDVSGSKQVDLRDEHIRSSRSDSPVSGAASEQQLPDNKDSSNTQNLDNYANIGLVRDSSPSYAPSEPQQQDSHDMPGFAAYDPPAGYDIPYFRPTIDETVRGQGLSSPQEALISHATNNPPASTIAMVQQQQPPVPQMYPQVHVSHFANLMPYRQFLSPVYVPPMAMPGYSSNPPYPHPTNGSSYLLMPGGGSHLNANNLKYGVQQFKPVPAGSPTGFGNFANPTGYAMITPGVVGGATALEDSSRVKYKDNLYVPNPQAETSEIWLQNPRDLPGMQSTPYYNMPGQTPHAAYMPSHTGHASFNAAAAQSSHMQFPGMYHTPPQPAAMASPHHLGPPAIGNNVGVGVAAAAPGAQVGAYQQPQLGHINWTTNF